From the Gemmatimonadaceae bacterium genome, the window GATGGCCGGCGATCACGAACGCCAGCACTTCGCGCTGCCGACCGGTGAGGGTGGCGAGATGCGCGCGGCTGGCGGCGCGCCGCGGATCGGGGGCGCCGGACACGCGTGCAGTGTCGAGCGCGTGCGCCACCGAGACCACGAACGCCTGGAGCGCATCCAGCGTGCTGTGCTGCTGCTCGAGCATGGCCAGGAGCAGCAGGTTGTGCGTGACGAGTGCCTCGTTGCAGGCCACGACCTGCTCGTGTGCGGTGCCGTGCGCACCGGTGGGGGTCGCACGCATGAACGCTGCCGGAGTGATGGAGTGCATTGGGCGTGCGGAGAGGGAAGTCGCGGGGCGGAGGGTCGACGTGGCCCGTGACGCACATGAGGGCGCTCGCGAGCGCGCAGCTGTGCACCGTTCGTTCACTGCAAGAATCGGGCGGCGCCGGCTCCGTGGCGCCGGGGTGGGTGCCAGTGGCGCTGCCGCCGTCCCGGTCATGCGACCGCTGCCGTGAGTCGTCCGTCGACCACTTCCACGATGCGGTCACAGCGCGCGGCCAGCGCCTCATTGTGTGTGACGATGAGGAATGTGGTCCGGCGCTCCTGGTTGACCGTGCGCATCAGTGCGAAGACGTTGTCGGCCGCACGGCTGTCGAGGTTGCCGGTGGGCTCGTCGGCGAGGATGAGCGTCGGGTCCATCGCCAGCGCGCGCGCGATCGCCACCCGCTGCTTCTGCCCGCCGGAGAGGTTGACCGACGGGTGGTCTGCCCATGCGGCGAGGCCCATCGTCTCCAGCAGCGTCGCCGCGTGCGCGCGCATGGCCGCGGTCGGGAACTCGTGCTTCAGCAGCATCGGCATCATCACGTTCTCGATCGCCGTGAAGGCCGAGAGCAGGTACGACTGCTGGAACACGAAGCCGATCTGCTCGTTGCGGAGCGTGGTCAGCGCGGCGTCGTCGAGGGTGCCCGTGTCGGCCCCGTGCAGCCACAGCCGCCCGCTGGTCGGCCGGTCGAGCAGGCCGATGATGTTGAGCAGCGTGCTCTTGCCCGATCCCGACGGCCCGATGAGCGCCACGAACTCACCCGCATGCAGCGTGAGGCTGATGTCGTGCAGCACCTCGATCGCGTTCGGCTTCCCGACGGCGTACGACTTGGTGACGTGGTCCAGGCGGAGCACGTCGGGGGCGTCAGGCACGGATGGCATCCACCGGATCGAGCCGCGCCGCGGAGATGGCCGGCAGCGCCGCAGCCAGGACCCCCGTCACCACCGCCAGTGCGATCGACCACCCGAAGAGTCCGGGCGTCACCGCGAGCGGGAACAGCTCGCTGCCATCACCGAGCCGCACCTGCGCGTGGAAGAACGCCAGCGCACCGACGCCCAGCACCGAGCCGACGACCGCCCCGGCACCGCCCAGCACGCCACCCTGCAGCAGGAAGACCCGCAGCATCTGGTGCTGCGTGGCCCCCATCGCCCGCAGGATCCCGATGTCCTGCGAGCGCTGGATCACCGACACGATCAGCACGCTCGCCACGCCGAAGGCCACCGACAGCGCCACGAAGCCGCGAATGGTGGTGAACGACATCTCCTGCGCACTGAGCGTGCTGAACATCTGCGCGTTGGTCGTGATCCAGCTCTCCGCCTTCACCCCTGTGCCGGCCGTCACCGCCGCCGCGATCGCCTCGGCCGCGTAGAGGTCGTGGACGCTGATCTCGATCGCGGTCACGCCCCCGTCGAGGTTGGCCAGCGATTGTGCGGTGCGCAGCGCCACGAAGGTCGAGCGCTCGTTCGCCCCCTTGTTGCCGAGGTCGAAGATGCCGCTGACGGTGAGCGTGCGCGTGAGCGCACTGGCGGCCACCACGTTCAGCTTGTCGCCGACGGAGACGCCCAGCTGGCGCGCCAGCTCACTGCCGATGAGGATGTCGCTGGCGGTGAGGTCCGGGACGCCGTGGATCACGTACGCCGGGATCTTCACGATCCGGAAGTACTCCGCCGCCTCGATGCCGGTGAGCGAGATGGAGCGACTGGCATCGCCGCGCACGGCGAGGGCGGCGGCCGAGACGGTCGGCGCGACGACGGCGATGTCGGCGCGGCGACGGAGCAGGGCGGTGATGCCCTGCCACTGGTCGATCGAGCGGAGGCGCTGCGTGGGACGCTGGATCATGCTGGCGAGGAGCACGCCGGCGGTTGCCTGCCGCAGCGGGCGCGCCTCCTCCTCGGGCGGGAGGATCTCGATGTGCGCCTGCGACATCAGCACGCGGGTGACGAAGTTGCCCTGCAGCGACGTGAGCATGGCGGACATGAACACGATCACGCCCACCCCGATGGCGACGCCGCTGACGATGGCGAGCGTCTGCATGCGTCCCTCGCGCAGGAACCGGATCGCGGTGACAGCCTCGAAGGGCACCCAGGTCCTCATGGCGTCGCGGCGCTCGTCGCCGGCGTGGCGAGGCGCAGACGGTCGCCGTCACTCACGGCCACCGCGGTGGCCGGCACCAGCACGTCCCCGGCCACCAGGCCGCCCAGGATCTCGGCGCGGCCACCGGTGATCATGCCGGTGGCGACGGCCTGGCGCCGCGCACGGCCGTCGCGCACCACCAGCACCCACGGCGCCGTGGTGCCGCCGTCGTGGATGTCGGCGGCCGCTGCCACCAGCACACCGGGATGGCGCGCGGTCTCGATGTCCACCGAAACCGTCATGTCCTGCCGCAGGTACGCTGGTGGTGTCGTGACGGCGAGTTGGACCTTCACCGAGGCACGCAGCAGGTCGACCCCCGGGTTGATGAAGGAGACGGTGGCCGCGAATCGCTCCGCCGGATAGGCGTCGGCCGACACCAAGGCCGCCTGGCCCACTGCCACCTGTGCCAGGTTCTTCTCGTCGACCTGCACCTCGATGCTCATCGCGCCGGAGGGTGACAAGGCCATCAGGGCCACCCCGACCTGCGCCACGTCGCCGACCTCGATGTTCCGCGCGATGAGCACGCCGGCGCGCGGTGCGAGGATGACCCGGTAGCCGACCCGGGTGCGTGCGGCCTCCAGGCTCGCGCGCGCCTGCGCGAGCTGCGTCGCGACGACGGTGAAGTTCCCGCCCCCGCGCTGGTTCGTGAACACCGTGAGTTCGGCCGCCCGCACGTCGGCCCGGGCGAGTGCGAGGTTCTTGCGCGCCGCGTCCATCGAGGACTGTGTGTCGAACCCCTCGGCCGCGAGGTTCCGGCCGACCTCCTGCTCGACGTTCAAGAGCGAGGCGCGCGCCTGCGCGAGCGCCTGCTGCGCCGCCGGGAGCGTCAGCTCACGCAACTGCCGGACCTGCGCCTCCGCCTGCCGCACCTGGCCATCCGCCTGCAGTGCCAATGCGCGGGTCTCGGTCGCATCGAGCACGATGAGCGTGTCGCCGGCGCGTACGGTCTGCCCCTCGCGCACGGGCACGCGCACCACCACGCCGCTGGCGAGTGTGCCGATCTCGGAGCGGAAGAGCGTGGCCACGTGACCACTGGCGACGAGCGTGCGCACCAGCGCCACCCGCACCACCGGGGACGGCACCACCACGGGACCGAGCAGCCACGGGCGCACCAGCACCACAGCCAGCACGCTCGCGCCGACCGCACCTGCCGCCCAGAGCCACCGCGACCGGTGTGACGCTGCCACTGCCACCGGTGGCCCCGGTCCTGGGGGTGGGGTCGTCGCTGGGTCCGGCGGGCGGCGTGGCGCGGGCGCCGGCGCCGGGCGTGGTGGAACTGGTGCTGGCGCTGGCTCTCGTGTGAGTGTCGGTGTCACCGTGCCGCGCTACGCCGCGACCGTCAGTTCCGGCCGGTACTGCTGGCTGCGCGGACCGAGTGTGTCGCGGATCGCCCCCAGTTCGTGCGCCGTGCCGTGTGCGATCACGACGAAGCGGCCCGCGGTGAGGTGTGCCTCGTACTCGATGATGCTGTCCTTCGGGATGCCGATGCTCACCAGTGCTGCGCCGATCACGCTCGCGCTGCCGAGCAGGACGGCGCCCTCGAGCGTGGCGATGATCCACGTGAGCAGCGGGCCCGCCACCAGCAGTGGTCCGACGCCGGGAATGACGAAGAAGGCGGAACCGAACAGCATGCCCCAGAGTCCGCCCCAGAATGCCCCGGACTTGCCCCATGCCTTCATCCGGCCGCCGGTGGAATAGTACCCCACCACCTCCTCCTCCGTCTGGTAGTCCTTCGCGACGATGGAGAGCTTCCGCATGTCGAATCCGGCCTTCTGCACGTCACGCACCGCCTTCTCGGCGGCCTCATGTGAGTCGTAGACGGCGACGACGGCCTCGATCACCCCGGTGTCCAGCTGCTTCAGCGGAGCGTGCGCCGCGACGGATGGTGCGTCCATGTGCATTCCTGTGGTCATGGGGGGCGGCGCGTGCGGCGGGCCGCTGCACCGGACCGGGGGTGCGGCGGACAGTGTCGCGCACGCCCGGACACCATGACGCTACGTCTTCGGTGCCCTGACGCGGAGGTTCGGAAACTACGTACGGACTGTCATCGCATCCCGGCGTCAGTGGCCTCCGGTCGCGCCGTCCACATCCGTGGCGAGGAAAGCAGCCGCCTGCGCGTCGCCGTCGGCCGCCGCCTGGCGCAGCAGTCGTTCCCCCCGCGCCCGGTCCTGCTTCACTCCCGTCCCATGCCAGTACAGGCGACCGAGCTCGCCGTTCGCCGCCGCGACGATGTCCGGTGCATCGCACCCGGTGGCGCGCTGCAGGTGATACACCGCCTGCTTCGTGGCACCGGCATCACCGCCGGCGAGCAGCACCCGCGCGATGTTGTACTCCGCGCTCAGGTCGCCGCCCTTCGCGGCGGCGGTGTAGTGCTTGGCCGCTGCCGCCAGGTCCACCGCCGTGCCGCGACCGAATTCATGGATGAGGCCGAGGTTGTAGCTGGCGGTCGTGTTCCCGAGCTTCACGGCCTGCAGGCTGAGTTGCCGCGCGCGCGCCTCGTCGATCGGGCCGCCGATGCCCTCGAGCAGCAGGAATCCCAGCAGCATGTGCGCATCGGCGCGGCCGCGCTCACGACCCGTTCCCCGGGTGATCGCGAGTTCCATCCACGCACGCGCCGCGGCATGATCGGTCTCGTCCTGCGAATTGGACGACAGGTCACGCGCGAGCTCCACCATCGCCGCCACGTCGCCCCGCGGATCCGGATCGGAGGGCAGAACGGGTGACGGCGGCCTCGCGCCGAGCAGGCGACGGAAGAGTCCCGGCGCCGGCGCCTCGAACACCGACTCCGGCTGGCCTGCCGCCAGCAGCATCCACCGCCGTGACAGCGCGGCATCCTGCGGAACACCGTCGCCGTCCCGGTACTGGCAGGCGATGGCGTACGCGGCGGTGAAGTCGCCCGCGCGGAATTGCGCGGTGCGCATGTCGAGGTCACTGTCGACACGCCCGTCGCGGTGCAGCCACACGTAGAAGTCCTCGGTGGACAGCGCCGCCTGCACCGGCGTTCCCTTCGACCATGCTGTCGAGATCGCACGCGCCACGAGCATCGCGTCCATGTACTCGGTGACATGATGGCGCTCGGCGATCCAGGCGTACCGCGGGTCGTGCAGGACGCTCCCGTCGGCGCGCAGCAGTCCCACGCGGAGTGGCTCGGTGTCACCGCGGCGGTCGCCCGGTGCGTGCATCACGGCGAGATACCCGGGCACCGCCTCCGTGCCGGAGCGGTGGAGGGTGATGGCGTAGAGGTGGTCGTACTCGCAGGGGATGATCTCCCGCTGCAGCGCCAGGCTCCACGCGCCGCAACGCCGGCCCGCCGGCGTGCCGCGCTGCACGAGCAGGGTACCACCGAAGGCCTGCGCGCTGGACTCGCTGTCCGTCGTGCCCGGGAAGCTCTCCACCGCATCGTACTGCGGCGGGATCAGTTCGCGCCCGCGACCATCCAGCAGTCCGAACCTTCCGTCCCGGCCGGCGATGACCTCGTCCAGATGGCCGGGAATCGGGGGCGACGATGGCTCGGTGCGGGGCGCGAGTGACGTCCACGTCGGTGGGATGCACTCGCGATCGTCACGGTCACGCACACCCGACAGCCCGTTGCGCTCCACGCGCACCAGCCACGGTTTCTCCTGCAGCAGTTCGATGCCGTCCCACTGTGCCGCAATGAGCACCGTCCCGTCGGCGCGCCACCAGCCGGTGCTGCCCGCGTCATCCTGTCGACCCTCGAACACCCCGGGCCAGACCAACCACTGGAGGTCGGCCTGCGGTGACGACACGACCTCGCCGCGGCGCACGTCCACCAGTTGCGCACGGTCGCCGTCACGCGCGATCGCGACGCCACTCTCCTGCAGTTCGTCGATCGAGTCGAAGGTCGGCAGCACGGTCCACGCGCCGTCGGCGCCGATCACACCCTGCCGGTCGCCGGACGCGGCGATCGCATGCGTGCCGGTGAACTGCCACACCTCCGTGAGCGGCGGCGAGACCGCGTCGGGTCGGGCGATCCACGACCCGTCATCCGCGAGCAGCCCGAGGGTCTCGCCGAGCTTCACGACGGCCACCTGCCGCGCGCCGGCACGCTCGAAGCTCCACGCGTCGTCGAGCTCGCAGTCGTGCAGCAGGACCGTGCCCGACGCATCGGCGCGCAGCAGCCCTGCGCGTCCGCCACGACGGACCCAGAACAGCGGCTGCTTGTTGTGGCCCGCAGTGTCGATCGCGTCCCATTCCGGCGGGATGAGCACGGTGCGCCGCGTTTCCTTCATGCGAAAGCCCACCACCTCGGCGGTCTTCACCACACCCGTCAGCCCGTTCTCGCGAACCCGTTCCAGCCCGCCGCCAAGATACGAGTCGCGCTCGCCGTCGTCGTCGTCATCATCGTCCTGGAAGTCCGCGAAGGGAATCGTCCGGGGCTCGTCCCGCATGGCGAAGTACGGATGGTCGATGCCCCCGAAGCCGAAGTTCCAGGCCCAGCTCGGCCAGTCGCCGAAGCCAGCGCCGAAGCTGTCGATCTCGAGCAGGTGATCGAGCGTCGGGAAGTCCTGCGCCTCGAGCGCCGCGGCCACGCCGGCGGCCAGGGCGTTGCAGGCGTCCCGCTCCCTGCTGATGAAGTCGTCGGGCTGGTCGCCGTCCAGCCAGCTCAACTCGTCGAGGTTGGCCGAGAACCAGGCCTCGTCGGGGGTCGGCGGGGCGAGGGCGGCGATCTGCGCTTCGCAGTGTGTCAGCAGCGCCTCGAAGTGGAGGTCGAGATACGGCTGCGAGCCGTGCAGCGGGTGGTTGCGGATGCCCTCGGCGAGGTGCCGGAGCCGGGCGATGCCCAGTGACGCGCGGCTGCCGAGGTTCCTGGTGCCTGCATCCCCGAAGACGCGCTGGTCCGTGTTCGGGGCCGTGGGCTCACCGTCGGCCAGCAGCAGGCGCCAGAGTGTCGGGAAGTTGTTATTGGCATCGGCGAACGGCTGGCCGTCACCGCCTTCGATCTGGTCGCGGGTGCCGAGGTAGAGAAAGGAGCGATTGCCCATGTGCCGCGCGTTCGGTGTGGAGGGAGCGGGCGGCGTCGCCGGCATGGCGTGCGGAGGTGCGCGTGGAACCCGTGACCCGCCGCCGCGCTGGCGGATGGCGTCGCGGTATCGTACGCTACTGAGAGCGCAATCGCATCCGGTTGCAAGAAGCGTCCCACCGTCCGTCAACCACCCGTCCAGATGAGCCTCCACCGTGTGATCGTGCGCCTGCTGGCCGTCAGCGCCGCGCTGTCGTCTTCACTCACGGCCCAGGTGCCCGGCCCTGATCCCACCCTCGCGGCGCGCATCCGCGAACGCTACGAGAAGCGCGAAGTGCGCATCACGGTCCGGGATGGCACGAAGCTGTTCACGTCGATCTACGTGCCGCGGGATACCAGCCGCCGGTATGCGATCCTGCTGTCGCGGACGCCGTATTCCGTGTCACCGTACGGCGCGGACTACAAGCCGGCGCTCGGGCCATCCGGCAACCCGAAGTGGGTGGACGACGGCTACATCTTCGTCTACCAGGACGTGCGGGGACGGCACTTCTCGGAGGGCAACTTCCGTGA encodes:
- a CDS encoding ABC transporter permease, with the protein product MPFEAVTAIRFLREGRMQTLAIVSGVAIGVGVIVFMSAMLTSLQGNFVTRVLMSQAHIEILPPEEEARPLRQATAGVLLASMIQRPTQRLRSIDQWQGITALLRRRADIAVVAPTVSAAALAVRGDASRSISLTGIEAAEYFRIVKIPAYVIHGVPDLTASDILIGSELARQLGVSVGDKLNVVAASALTRTLTVSGIFDLGNKGANERSTFVALRTAQSLANLDGGVTAIEISVHDLYAAEAIAAAVTAGTGVKAESWITTNAQMFSTLSAQEMSFTTIRGFVALSVAFGVASVLIVSVIQRSQDIGILRAMGATQHQMLRVFLLQGGVLGGAGAVVGSVLGVGALAFFHAQVRLGDGSELFPLAVTPGLFGWSIALAVVTGVLAAALPAISAARLDPVDAIRA
- a CDS encoding ABC transporter ATP-binding protein, translated to MLRLDHVTKSYAVGKPNAIEVLHDISLTLHAGEFVALIGPSGSGKSTLLNIIGLLDRPTSGRLWLHGADTGTLDDAALTTLRNEQIGFVFQQSYLLSAFTAIENVMMPMLLKHEFPTAAMRAHAATLLETMGLAAWADHPSVNLSGGQKQRVAIARALAMDPTLILADEPTGNLDSRAADNVFALMRTVNQERRTTFLIVTHNEALAARCDRIVEVVDGRLTAAVA
- a CDS encoding DUF1269 domain-containing protein; this encodes MDAPSVAAHAPLKQLDTGVIEAVVAVYDSHEAAEKAVRDVQKAGFDMRKLSIVAKDYQTEEEVVGYYSTGGRMKAWGKSGAFWGGLWGMLFGSAFFVIPGVGPLLVAGPLLTWIIATLEGAVLLGSASVIGAALVSIGIPKDSIIEYEAHLTAGRFVVIAHGTAHELGAIRDTLGPRSQQYRPELTVAA
- a CDS encoding efflux RND transporter periplasmic adaptor subunit — its product is MAASHRSRWLWAAGAVGASVLAVVLVRPWLLGPVVVPSPVVRVALVRTLVASGHVATLFRSEIGTLASGVVVRVPVREGQTVRAGDTLIVLDATETRALALQADGQVRQAEAQVRQLRELTLPAAQQALAQARASLLNVEQEVGRNLAAEGFDTQSSMDAARKNLALARADVRAAELTVFTNQRGGGNFTVVATQLAQARASLEAARTRVGYRVILAPRAGVLIARNIEVGDVAQVGVALMALSPSGAMSIEVQVDEKNLAQVAVGQAALVSADAYPAERFAATVSFINPGVDLLRASVKVQLAVTTPPAYLRQDMTVSVDIETARHPGVLVAAAADIHDGGTTAPWVLVVRDGRARRQAVATGMITGGRAEILGGLVAGDVLVPATAVAVSDGDRLRLATPATSAATP
- a CDS encoding sel1 repeat family protein; translated protein: MGNRSFLYLGTRDQIEGGDGQPFADANNNFPTLWRLLLADGEPTAPNTDQRVFGDAGTRNLGSRASLGIARLRHLAEGIRNHPLHGSQPYLDLHFEALLTHCEAQIAALAPPTPDEAWFSANLDELSWLDGDQPDDFISRERDACNALAAGVAAALEAQDFPTLDHLLEIDSFGAGFGDWPSWAWNFGFGGIDHPYFAMRDEPRTIPFADFQDDDDDDDGERDSYLGGGLERVRENGLTGVVKTAEVVGFRMKETRRTVLIPPEWDAIDTAGHNKQPLFWVRRGGRAGLLRADASGTVLLHDCELDDAWSFERAGARQVAVVKLGETLGLLADDGSWIARPDAVSPPLTEVWQFTGTHAIAASGDRQGVIGADGAWTVLPTFDSIDELQESGVAIARDGDRAQLVDVRRGEVVSSPQADLQWLVWPGVFEGRQDDAGSTGWWRADGTVLIAAQWDGIELLQEKPWLVRVERNGLSGVRDRDDRECIPPTWTSLAPRTEPSSPPIPGHLDEVIAGRDGRFGLLDGRGRELIPPQYDAVESFPGTTDSESSAQAFGGTLLVQRGTPAGRRCGAWSLALQREIIPCEYDHLYAITLHRSGTEAVPGYLAVMHAPGDRRGDTEPLRVGLLRADGSVLHDPRYAWIAERHHVTEYMDAMLVARAISTAWSKGTPVQAALSTEDFYVWLHRDGRVDSDLDMRTAQFRAGDFTAAYAIACQYRDGDGVPQDAALSRRWMLLAAGQPESVFEAPAPGLFRRLLGARPPSPVLPSDPDPRGDVAAMVELARDLSSNSQDETDHAAARAWMELAITRGTGRERGRADAHMLLGFLLLEGIGGPIDEARARQLSLQAVKLGNTTASYNLGLIHEFGRGTAVDLAAAAKHYTAAAKGGDLSAEYNIARVLLAGGDAGATKQAVYHLQRATGCDAPDIVAAANGELGRLYWHGTGVKQDRARGERLLRQAAADGDAQAAAFLATDVDGATGGH